The stretch of DNA TGGCAAATTGTCGTTCCGGCTTGATTCGGTGTGTTCTTGCCTGCTGCGTCAACCTTTCTACGGGTTCACCGTTTAGCACGTTGTCTCAACATCCTTTTCGGTTCTTTATTGCCAGTGTCTTCATCACACTCAACCGCTCAAGCCCCACCGAATCGAGCGAAACCGGATCAGGAATCGCCAGATCAGATGTCATGCATAGAACGTCAACGCTTCACGCTTGGTCATCGACTTGGCGCGATGATCGCGATCGGCATTTTTGTCTTCGGCGTGGGGCTGACGATTGCTCGAATTGGTATCCAGTACCAAACTCCGGGACCGTTTGACCACGATTCCCAAGGGCTCTGCGACTTTCATAACGGATTGTACTTTCCGACAATCGCTTTGCTGAAGGGATTGAGTCCCTACGGAGCCGAGTATGCCGCGTCGTATCCGGTCGCTAGGCAGATTCCGTTCTTCTCACCATCAATCCTGGTGCTGCATGCTCCTTTCGCGATGATGCCGCTTACCGTGGCCGAGGTCACGTTTGTTAGTTTGTCGGTGATCATGTTGTTGGCGATTGCCGGTCTGGTGGTTCGCTCGATCGATACACCGATCCGAGTGGACTACGTGTTCGCGATCGCTGCGTTGACGGTTTTTTCGCGTGGCGGCCACATCACGTTGTTCGATGGTTACTTCACGTTCGAGTTGATCTTGGCCACGTTCGCGGCGATTCACTATGGCAAGACCAAACCTTGGTTAGCAGCAATCGCGCTGGCTGTGGTATCAGCGAAACCAACTTACATCTTGCCGTTAGGTTTTTTGTTACTGTTCCGAGGAAACGTTAGGGCGATTGTCCTTGGAGCGATCCTAAGCGTTGTTACCACGCTTGGACCAATGTTATGGTTGGCTCATCATGAAGGCGGCGGTGATATGGTTCACGGTATCGAAACTCTGGTGGACCAAATTTCACAGGCTCAAGAAATCCATCGAGCCGACCAGGACGAATCGCCCATCCATTCGTGGACTCGAATCGACCTGCTCGCCGTCATTGCGAAATGGACTGGCGATGATCCCAAGGAAGCACTGCATTTGATCGTGATGGGAATCGTGCTTGCACCGGTGTTGTTCTTGCTCAATCGCCGACGTCGTCAAGGAATCGACGACGGGCTTACCGGTTTGACAGGAGCTTTGATTCTGACGGCGATGTTAGTGAGCCTCTATCATCAATCTTACGACTCGATGTTGATGGTGGCCCCGATCGCTGGCTTGGTGCTGGGAGCTAATGGGTTCTGGCGTCAATTCGACCACAGGACACGATTCTTGGTTGCCGCGCTAATGCTTTTACCGCTCTACAATTACTTCTCCACGCGAAGTTTGATTCGAATTTTGGATGGCGGGGAGGTAATGACCCGGATTTTCACGAGTCTCAATGGAGTGTCGTTGGCCATTTTGCTCGTGATTTTGCTGGTTTTAGGGCTCCGCTACACCGGTTCCCCTAATAGGACCCGGTTCGGCGACCAAGCTCGGGCTGCCTGAGTCGTCTTGGATCTCACGTGTGTGGAAATCGTTATAAAACTCACCAATTGCGCATCTTGTGGAATCCGGAGCGTCGGATAACACTAGTGTACAGTCGGCTGGCGGATCATGATCTTCTTGCAGACTTCATTTGCAAGAGAACCTGCTGCCAAGAAATGCACCGTGATGGAACCCATCAACCAACAATCATCCACTGAATCGTCGATTAGCAATACGAGTACTTCGGTTGTCGAATCCCGCGATTCCATTCGCTTTCGCCCCTCCAAAGTCTTCATGGCGCTTCCAGCGTACAACGAAGAGGAGGCGCTGCCTGAACTGTTAGAGCGGATCGGTGAAGCGTTCGCTGACAGCAACATTCCGTACGAAGTCATCGTGGTTGATGATGGCAGCAAGGACGACACGGCAAAAATCGTTTCGCAGATGTCATTCCAAATGCCGATCCATTTGGTGCAGCATCAAGTGAACCAAGGTCTCGGTGTTACGATCCGTGATGGACTTCGTGAAGCCGTTGATCGCTGTGGTGCACGCGACATCATTGTCACGATGGACGCTGACAATACTCATCCGCCTGGATTGATTGAACGAATGGTTCAACAAATTCATGAAGGTTGCGATGTTGTGATCGCTTCACGTTTTCAACCTGGGGCTCGGGTCGTAGGCGTGCCGGTTGAACGTCACTTTTTAAGCATCGGCGCTCGAGCATTGTTCACGTTATTGTTTCCGACTAAGGGTGTTCGCGACTACACGTCCGGTTACCGTGCTTACAAAGCATCCGTGATCCAGCAGGCATTCGCTGAGCACGGCGACAACTTTGTTGGCGAAACAGGGTTTTCGTGTATGGCAGACATCTTGTTGAAGTTACGAAAGCAAGGCGTCTTGTTTGGTGAGGCTCCGCTTCGACTGCGATACGACCAAAAGGGTGGCGCAAGTAAGATGCAGGTCTTCCGTACGATTTGGTTGACGTTGAAATTGCTTGGTCGTCATCGCACAGGCGTTAAGTAGTCGTGTCGAGCTCAAACCAAACTCAATTTCCGGCGGGTGAATCTGCGCCGCGGAAGTCATGGTTAGTTGTGGGTGGGGGCGTGATGGGACTCAAGATCGCCCGTGATCTGAATGCTCGTGGTCAAGACGTCACCATCGCTGAAGCGGCACCCAAGTTCGGTGGTCTTACCAGCGCGTGGAAGCTTAGCAGCGGTTCCGACAATCAAGAGGTCACTTGGGACCGCTACTATCACGTGACGCTGCTGAGTGATTCCAAATTGCGTGAGCAGCTAGCAGAGATCGGTCTCGAGAAAGAGATCGATTGGGTCGAGACCAAGACTGGTTTCTACAGTGGTGGAAAACTGCTTTCGATGAGCAACACGGCGGAGTTCTTGCGATTCCCGCCGTTGTCGATGATCGAGCGGTTACGGCTCGGCGGAACCATCTTCTACGCTTCGAAGATCAAGAATTGGCGTCGACTTGAAGGCTTATCCGTCGAAAAGTGGCTTCGTCGCTGGTCGGGAAATGGAGCTTTCGAAAAGGTCTGGCTTCCGCTGTTGAAAGCGAAATTGGGGGAAGCCTACAAGCAGACATCGGCTGCCTTCATCTGGGCCCACACTGCTCGAATGTATAAAGCGCGTCGAAGCGGTGCGAAAAAGGAAATGTTTGGCTACGTGCCTGGGGGATACGCTCGAATTTTGGATCGTTGGACAAGCGATCTATCAGAAAAAGGTGTGCGCCTATTGGCAGGCCACCCGGTGCAAAGCATTCGCAAGGTCGACGACGGATCGACGATGCTTGAAGTCGACTTCGGCGATGGCCGTGTTGAGACGTTTGACAATGTCGTATCCACGATTGCTTCGCCGCTAATCGCTCGTAGTTGCGAAGAGCTGACACAAGACGAAAAGCAAAAGTTGGAAGCGATTCGCTACCTCGGTGTCGTTTGTGCATCGATGTTGCTCAAGAAATCGATCAGCCCGTACTACGTCACCAACATTACCGATACTTGGGTGCCGTTAACCGCAGTGATCGAGATGTCTACGATCGTGAACCCGGAAACCCAACTAGATGGAAACCATTTGGTCTATTTGCCGAAGTATCTACCCGATGACCATGAAGGGTTGAACGAAAGCGACGAAGACTATCAAGAGAAGTGCTTGTCGACGCTCGAGAAAATGTACGATCATTTCTCACGAGACAACGTGTTGGACTTCAAGGTGGCGCGAGCCAAGTATGTTGCGGCATTAGCGACGATCGATTACAGCACTCGTTTGCCACCTATCGTGACGAGCGTGCCAGGCTTCTATGCTCTTAATTCGGCACACATTTTAGAAGGCAACCTGAACGTGAATGAGACGATCACGCTCGGTGAAGACAAGTTGAGCCAGGAGGTTTGGCCCAACTTTCTAAGTCGCTGTAACGAAGTAGCGAAATCCAACTCTAGTGATCTCGTCGCATCGGCCTAGTCTTCACGAAGGACTTGCTAACGCCGCCCACCACCGAACACGCGTCTGAGGGCGTCTTCGGCTGCTTGCTGTGAGGTGGCGGTTCCAAATTTGCGAAGGTGTTCAGGTAGTTTGCCGAAGCGCTCCTTCGTCTTGGGTTCGTCATCGGACTCGATGTCGTCAGGTTTGACATCGTTGATTTTGGCATCCTTGACGCGCTCCCCGATGGCCTCATCCACCGTTTCGTCGGTCGGTAGTATTTCGGCAACGGTATCAACCGTCCTGTCGCTTGGTCCGCTTCCGTGGGTTGGCGGGGTTTCCAAGGGGGCTTTGTTCTCGATCTCTCGCGATGGCTCGGTAATGTGCTCTGGCGAATCGTGTTGCCCCAGCGTAGGAGATTCTCGAATCGGTGACTCTTGAGTGAATTTGGAAAGCTGAACTTCGTTGAGTAACGCATCAAGTTCATCATTGACGGCAGCCAGCTTCTTTTGTGTTTCAGTGTTGCCAGGTGATGTGGCTTGGGTGTCGCTGCGAGTCTGAGGCTGATTGTCAGAGCGACGGCGAACCGAGACCATGAATTGTTGTGGCCCAACAACGATAAGGTCGTGATGAAACAGCCGTATGCTCTTGGTCGGCGTCAGTCGATTGCCGTTGACGTAGGTGCCGTTTCGGCTGTTGAGGTCGCAGATGTAAACACCGTCGTCACGCTGATAGATTTCGCAGTGCCGCCGACTCGCGCGAGAATCGTTGATCGTGAATTGGCAAGACTCGTGGCGACCCATCACAAAACGTTCACGATCAACCTTCAAACGGATTTTCTCGCCGTTTTGGTTCTTCAGCGTCAATCGAACTTTCAGCATTAACCGAACCCTAGATGCGTGATCCTCCCCGACGAGCCATACGTTAGCGTGACCGAGTGAAGATACCGCTTCGTGGGAATGAAGGTCCCATTTTCGTTTGATGAAGAAGAGGATCTCGCGAGCAATAGATGCTCTGTGACCGAAAACTCGTCTTGCCGCAACGCAAGTCGGTGTTCAGCGAGTTCGTACGGACAATCACGTTAGGACAACGGTGATTGGCGGGCGCCGTACTAGTTCTCGTCGCTGGGGCTGGATTTTGGCGGTTCGAATGCGAATTCTTGCCAGGTTACCGCCTTATCCATCGGTTCGATTCGCATGACGAGATTACCGTCCTGGTAGAGTCGGACGGTGCCGGTCGATTGGCTGACAACGATCGAAATTGCTTTCGTCTTCTTCGTGATCGCCGCCGCCGCCCAGTGCCGAGCACCAAGCCCCTTGGTCATCGTGAGATCTTCATGAGTGACTTCGAGCATCTGACGACTTCGTTCGATCACTCCTTCGCTATTGACGACAAAAGCACCGTCAAGTTGGGCTACTTCCTTGGCGTCGTCTTGAACCTTGGCGTCGAGCAGGTTCCGGTAGCTTTTGTTGTAACCGCGGAACGGATCGACTCCGCTGTCGTTACTGTGTTCGAGGACTTTGCGAGTGTCACCGACGACGAATAGCGTTCCGACTGGCTTGCCTTCACGGCCTTCGCGGCCAATTTGAGCTGCCAAGTCGACGACCATTTTTAAGGTCTGCAACGGCACTCGGCTCTCGATCATTTGCAGGTCGCGACTGGTCAGCCGCCGCATGCGTTCGTCAAGTTGCAGATGGCTGATCGAATCGAGCCGACCTTGTTGAAACCCGCTGTAGACCGCCACCACTTCGCCGTTGGGTCGGATAAATTCATCAGCAGCAGCTTCTAAGATGGCGTGCTGAAGGCGTTCCAACAGGGGCGCTTTCTCTTTGTTTAAGGCAATTGGCTTGAGACCGGCCTCTGCGGCGCCTTCCAGGTCGTTGGCTAAGTCAACAGCCACAATGACGGGCTTGCCCATCTCTGAGGTCATTTCGGCGATGCGTTTCCAATCAGTCGACCCATCTAGCAGCAGCAACAATGCATCGCCACCGAGTTCTTGGTGCAGCGCGACGGCAGCCATGATGATGGCGGAGTTGTGTTTAGTGAGTCTTTGCGTCGCCATCGAGTAGCTTGGTTCACATAGTGGAAGTCATGCCAAGTTGAGTGCATGTTTTAGCCCATTTTCGCTCAATCGCCCAGGCTTTGCGGCTGGTGATTGCCCACATTAGCCGAGAATAGAAGCGAAACGAGCTCCGGTATCAAGAACCTTCAACCACCTTCGCGATCGCTTCACATAGGTGCCCCATGCGTGACTCGCTCATGCCAGCGACATTGATTCGTCCGCTGCCGACGATGTAGATGCTGTGCTTGTGCAGTAGTTCGTCAACCTGCATGGGGTTGAGGCCGCTGAAAGAGAACATTCCATTCTGGTCAAGCAAGAACGAAAAGTCATGCCCGGCGCCGGTGGTCTTCATGGTTTCGACAAATTGTTCACGCAGCGTTTTGATACGGTTCCGCATCATCGCTAGTTCATCATGCCACTGGGCGGTCAGTTTCTCGTCATCCAGAATCGTGGCCACAACGGCAGCACCGTGGCGAGGCGGATTGCTGTAGTTGGTGCGAACCAGTTTCTTGATCTGGCTTTGAATTGCCGATGCGGTTGCCGAATCAGAGGATACAACGCACAAGGCGCCGACTCGCTCGCTGTAAAGACCAAAGTTCTTTGAGAACGAACTGCAAACCATCAGTTCGTCGCACTTAGCCGAGATCGCCCGAATGCTTTCGGCGTCTTCATCGAGCCCATGGCCGAAGCCCTGGTAAGCAAAGTCGATCAATGGCAGCAGTCCACGTTCGGCTACTACGTCGGCGATCTGCGCCCACTGCGATGGCGTGGGATCGACACCGGTTGGGTTGTGGCAGCAAGCGTGAAGAAGAACGGCGTCGCCGACGTTCGTTTTGGACGAAAGGTCATCCAGCATTCCATCGATATCGAACGACTTTTTATCGCTACCCAAGTAGCGATAGTTTTCGACTAACAATCGTTCGGAAGCAAAAACCGAATTGTGATTAGCCCAAGTTGGTGAAGGTACCCAAACGCGTCGACCGGACAATTGGTCGGCGATGAAAGCGGCCGATTCACGAAGCGCACCCGTTCCGCCCGGGGTTTGCACAACCGTCACTCGCTCGGCAGCAATTGTCTCGGCAAACACCAATTTGCGAACGTGTCCGCGGTAATCGGGACCGCCATCGATGGGTAGGTAACCCTTGGTGGCTTCCGTATCGACTAGGCGTTGCTCAGCCGCTTTGACGCAGTCCAGGATCGGTGTTTGTCCAGAAGCGTCCTTGTAGACTCCGACGCTCAAGTTCATCTTGTCGGGGTTCTTGTCTGCCTGAAACGCCTCGGTCAACCCGAGAATTGAATCGGGCGGAGCGGTTGGGATGCCACCGAAAAGGCTAGTCGAAGATGAGCTTGCAGTCATGGTTGCGATGATGCGTGAGGATACTGGGATGAAGCGAAACGCGGAGCCGAGCGAAAAACAATTTCGCATCCACTCTGGTCCCGTGGAAATGGTACTCAAAGGACGGCAGATCGACTATCGAGGCAGAACCAAGAAATGCCAGGTTCGGGAGTCAAAACTGTGTCGTTGAGCCGTCCGGACTACATTGTCGTGGGAGCCGGTTCGGCCGGCTGCGTCATGGCCTCGCGACTGGCGCATTTAACCGGAGGCCGTATTCTACTCGTTGAGGCACCCACGGTCACCGAAGCGCCGGCGAACGACCGCAATCGACCACGACACTGGTTGCGGTTGCTCGGTTCGCCGAACGATTGGAATCACGCCACCGAACCCACGCCCACCCTAGCAAATCGTCGTTTGGCCTGGCCGCGAGGACGAGGACTCGGTGGCAGTTCACGAATCAACGCGATGATTTGGTTTCCGCCGACTCCTTCAGATTTGGAATCACTTCGCGCCGCCAGCGGAGGTCAGTGGTCACGCCAACTGCTTGATGAGGCATTGGAAAGCATTGAGACGATGGTTGCCCCCGAGTCACCCCGATGGCTGAGCGACGCTGGGCAGTGGTTCATGCGGCATGCCAATCATCTTTGCGATACCGAACATCAGCCGATGGTGTACCATCGCTGCAATCGCAACGGTCGT from Rubripirellula amarantea encodes:
- a CDS encoding glycosyltransferase family 87 protein — encoded protein: MSCIERQRFTLGHRLGAMIAIGIFVFGVGLTIARIGIQYQTPGPFDHDSQGLCDFHNGLYFPTIALLKGLSPYGAEYAASYPVARQIPFFSPSILVLHAPFAMMPLTVAEVTFVSLSVIMLLAIAGLVVRSIDTPIRVDYVFAIAALTVFSRGGHITLFDGYFTFELILATFAAIHYGKTKPWLAAIALAVVSAKPTYILPLGFLLLFRGNVRAIVLGAILSVVTTLGPMLWLAHHEGGGDMVHGIETLVDQISQAQEIHRADQDESPIHSWTRIDLLAVIAKWTGDDPKEALHLIVMGIVLAPVLFLLNRRRRQGIDDGLTGLTGALILTAMLVSLYHQSYDSMLMVAPIAGLVLGANGFWRQFDHRTRFLVAALMLLPLYNYFSTRSLIRILDGGEVMTRIFTSLNGVSLAILLVILLVLGLRYTGSPNRTRFGDQARAA
- a CDS encoding glycosyltransferase translates to MEPINQQSSTESSISNTSTSVVESRDSIRFRPSKVFMALPAYNEEEALPELLERIGEAFADSNIPYEVIVVDDGSKDDTAKIVSQMSFQMPIHLVQHQVNQGLGVTIRDGLREAVDRCGARDIIVTMDADNTHPPGLIERMVQQIHEGCDVVIASRFQPGARVVGVPVERHFLSIGARALFTLLFPTKGVRDYTSGYRAYKASVIQQAFAEHGDNFVGETGFSCMADILLKLRKQGVLFGEAPLRLRYDQKGGASKMQVFRTIWLTLKLLGRHRTGVK
- a CDS encoding NAD(P)/FAD-dependent oxidoreductase, with amino-acid sequence MSSSNQTQFPAGESAPRKSWLVVGGGVMGLKIARDLNARGQDVTIAEAAPKFGGLTSAWKLSSGSDNQEVTWDRYYHVTLLSDSKLREQLAEIGLEKEIDWVETKTGFYSGGKLLSMSNTAEFLRFPPLSMIERLRLGGTIFYASKIKNWRRLEGLSVEKWLRRWSGNGAFEKVWLPLLKAKLGEAYKQTSAAFIWAHTARMYKARRSGAKKEMFGYVPGGYARILDRWTSDLSEKGVRLLAGHPVQSIRKVDDGSTMLEVDFGDGRVETFDNVVSTIASPLIARSCEELTQDEKQKLEAIRYLGVVCASMLLKKSISPYYVTNITDTWVPLTAVIEMSTIVNPETQLDGNHLVYLPKYLPDDHEGLNESDEDYQEKCLSTLEKMYDHFSRDNVLDFKVARAKYVAALATIDYSTRLPPIVTSVPGFYALNSAHILEGNLNVNETITLGEDKLSQEVWPNFLSRCNEVAKSNSSDLVASA
- a CDS encoding FHA domain-containing protein — translated: MLKVRLTLKNQNGEKIRLKVDRERFVMGRHESCQFTINDSRASRRHCEIYQRDDGVYICDLNSRNGTYVNGNRLTPTKSIRLFHHDLIVVGPQQFMVSVRRRSDNQPQTRSDTQATSPGNTETQKKLAAVNDELDALLNEVQLSKFTQESPIRESPTLGQHDSPEHITEPSREIENKAPLETPPTHGSGPSDRTVDTVAEILPTDETVDEAIGERVKDAKINDVKPDDIESDDEPKTKERFGKLPEHLRKFGTATSQQAAEDALRRVFGGGRR
- a CDS encoding DNA integrity scanning protein DisA nucleotide-binding domain protein, coding for MATQRLTKHNSAIIMAAVALHQELGGDALLLLLDGSTDWKRIAEMTSEMGKPVIVAVDLANDLEGAAEAGLKPIALNKEKAPLLERLQHAILEAAADEFIRPNGEVVAVYSGFQQGRLDSISHLQLDERMRRLTSRDLQMIESRVPLQTLKMVVDLAAQIGREGREGKPVGTLFVVGDTRKVLEHSNDSGVDPFRGYNKSYRNLLDAKVQDDAKEVAQLDGAFVVNSEGVIERSRQMLEVTHEDLTMTKGLGARHWAAAAITKKTKAISIVVSQSTGTVRLYQDGNLVMRIEPMDKAVTWQEFAFEPPKSSPSDEN
- a CDS encoding amino acid aminotransferase, producing the protein MTASSSSTSLFGGIPTAPPDSILGLTEAFQADKNPDKMNLSVGVYKDASGQTPILDCVKAAEQRLVDTEATKGYLPIDGGPDYRGHVRKLVFAETIAAERVTVVQTPGGTGALRESAAFIADQLSGRRVWVPSPTWANHNSVFASERLLVENYRYLGSDKKSFDIDGMLDDLSSKTNVGDAVLLHACCHNPTGVDPTPSQWAQIADVVAERGLLPLIDFAYQGFGHGLDEDAESIRAISAKCDELMVCSSFSKNFGLYSERVGALCVVSSDSATASAIQSQIKKLVRTNYSNPPRHGAAVVATILDDEKLTAQWHDELAMMRNRIKTLREQFVETMKTTGAGHDFSFLLDQNGMFSFSGLNPMQVDELLHKHSIYIVGSGRINVAGMSESRMGHLCEAIAKVVEGS